TGGCCCGGGCTTTGATCTTACGCACGTGTTCGAGGATCTTGCGCGCGGCAGGGGGCTCGATGATCGCTTCGACGATGCGCCACGAGCCCCCGCAGGGGCACCGATGTGGATCCACCTCGAAGACCCTGGAGATCATGCGAGTCCAGTCAGCTTTCCGCTTTCGCAGGGCCGGGGAGGGGGTTTCCTCGGAGCAGTCCGCAGCCGTCATTCCCGCTGACGGCCACGCTGTGCTTCGAACCCTCTGGCAGGCGCGCTTGCTCCACCCGATGTCGCGTGGAGTAGGCTCCTTAGAGTCGCGTCAGGTGCAAGCGTGGCGGCGGAATGTGCAGGCAGAACTCAGCGAGGAACTCGAAGGGGTCGAAGGCCCTGCTCCTGGCTCCAGTGCGGTGATCAGGGCGCCTGCCGGAGTAGACGAGGGGTCTGCTCTTTCCGTGGTATCGAAGACGCTCGAGGGCGATCGGAGGGTGAAGCAGGTAGGGCGCGAGGCGCATCATCTCATCGGGGGAAGAGGGATCGGCGCAGACAGCGTTGTGTACAGAGAATCCAGAGTGAGCCCAGGCGAGCATCTCCCCGACCTGTTCTGGCGTGAGTCTTTCTCGTCTTTTCATGAGACGGAGGATCCGGGCTTGGAAATCCGCTTCGGCTGTGGGGGGCCAGGGCAGGTCGAGAGGGGTGAGCTCTCCCTGCTGATCGGCAACCCCTGCGGTCACGAGACAATGAATGTGAGGCTGCCAATTGGAAAAATCTCCGTGGGTGTGGATCGTCAAGGCGACGCCGGGGTTCAGGCCATCAGGATCGATCTCCTGATCGACAGCCCGGTCGTGGTAGAGCCTGCGGATCGACAGGGCGGCGCAGCGAGCCATGTCGCCAAGCAGGGCACGATCGTAGAGGAAGTAGAGACGCAGGCGCTTTGGCAATACGAAGACCCATTGATGGTGGCGGACCGGTAGAAGCAAGTGGTCGCCAGCCCACTCGGCCCAGAGGGCGGATCTCTTGGCCTGGCAGGAAGGGCAGAAGCCGCGGGTCTTGCACGAGAAGGCGACGAAGAGGTCCTTGCGGCACTGATCGCAGCGGAGTCGTGCGAAGCCGTGTTCCGGCAAGCCGCAGTC
This is a stretch of genomic DNA from Acidobacteriota bacterium. It encodes these proteins:
- a CDS encoding transposase; this translates as MARCAALSIRRLYHDRAVDQEIDPDGLNPGVALTIHTHGDFSNWQPHIHCLVTAGVADQQGELTPLDLPWPPTAEADFQARILRLMKRRERLTPEQVGEMLAWAHSGFSVHNAVCADPSSPDEMMRLAPYLLHPPIALERLRYHGKSRPLVYSGRRPDHRTGARSRAFDPFEFLAEFCLHIPPPRLHLTRL